The nucleotide sequence GTCAACATCGGCATCTGTCATTATTACGATTTTATGGTATCTTAGTTTTTTTAAGTCCATTTCTTCGCCAAATCCAGCTCCAAAGGCTGTAATCATTGCTCTAATTTCAGCATTTTCTAAAGCTTTATGCACTCCTGATTTTTCTACGTTTAAGATTTTTCCACGAAGTGGCAATATTGCCTGAAATCTTCTATCTCTTCCTTGTTTTGCAGAACCTCCTGCCGAGTTTCCTTCGACTATGAAAATTTCTGATTCAGCGGGATCCTTTGAAGAGCAGTCAGCCAGTTTTCCAGGTAATGATCCAACTTCCAATGTATTTTTTCTAAGTACAAGTTCTCTTGCTTTTTTCGCAGCTTCTCTTGCCCTTTTTGACATTGCCATTTTTTCAATGATTTTTTCGGCTGCCTTCGGATGATCTTCCAAATAAAATTTCAAGTTGCTTCCAACAATATTTGATACAATTCCTGTAACTTCACTGTTTCCAAGTTTTGTTTTTGTCTGCCCTTCAAATTGAGGCTCAGGTATTTTTACACTTATTACACAGACAAGTCCTTCTCTTACATCTGTTCCTTGAAATGTCCCATTTTTATCCTTGATTAAGTTCATCTGTTTTGCAATATCGTTAATTGTTCTCGTAAGTGCAGTTCTAAATCCGCTGACATGGGTTCCACCTTCGTGAGTATTTATATTATTTACAAATGAATAAACTGTTTCTCTTTGTGAAGTTGTGTAATTCATCGCAATTTCCACTTCCACAAATTTTGCACCTCGCTGTTTTATCACCGTGTTTCCATCTTCATCCTCAGTTTCAACTTCCTTCGCTTCCTCAATTTGCATCGTATCAGCCATATAAATCACATCATCAACAATTTTTTCGTCGTCAATAATTTCATTTAAAAAGTCCTTTATTCCACCTTCAAACAAAAATTCTTCAGCCTTTATCTCATCTTTCTTTCTTTCATCAGCTAATTCAATTTTTAAGCCCTTGTTTAAATAAGCCAACTCCTTCAGACGTGATTCCAACACAGAATAATCGTAAACCGTTGTTTCAAATATTTCATCATCTGCCTTAAATCTAACCACTGTTCCATGTTCCTTGGCATCTGCTACTCCAATTTCCTCCACAGGCGAAGTTGGTACACCACGCTGATATGTCTGCCTAAAAACTTTCCCATCACGTGTTACAGTTGCCTCAAGCCATTCTGACAAGGCGTTTACAACAGATACCCCAACTCCGTGAAGTCCACCCGACACTTTATAATTGTCATTATCAAATTTCCCTCCGGCATGAAGTACAGTAAGTACAACTTCCAAAGTTGATTTTCCAGTCTTGTGCATTCCCACAGGGATTCCACGTCCATTATCAGATACTTCAATAATATTTCCTTCCAGTATCTTTACTGTAATTTTATCACAAATTCCAGCAAGTGCCTCATCCACGCTGTTATCCACAATTTCCCACACCAGATGGTGAAGTCCACGTGCCGAAGTTGATCCAATGTACATTCCTGGACGCTTCCTAACTGCTTCCAGCCCTTCCAGGACGGTAATCGCTTCTGCTCCATAATTGTTAGCCATTATTTATTTCCTCCATTTTTTTCAAAACTTTTCTAAATATTTTATACAAAATATAAAATTCTATATCTATTTCCCAACACAAAAATTCCCAAACACATGATCCAAAATATCCTCAGATGAAATTTCTCCTGTAATTTCCGAAAGCGAATCAAGTGCTTCCTTCAAATCCACAGAAATTAAGTCCATAGGAAGTCCCATGTCTATTGTTTCAAAAATATTTCTTATTGCGTCTTTTGTTTTTTCAAGTGCAGTTTTATGCCGAATATTTGTAATTATTAGTTTTTCTGACGAGTTTTCCACATCTTCTTCCACAATGTATGAATAGATTTTTTCCTGCATATCTTCAATTCCGATATTGTCCCTTGCCGAAATTTCGACAATATTTTCCAAGTTATAGCCTTCAAGATTGATAGTTTTATTCAAATCAATCTTATTCAATAATACTATAACTTTCTTTTTATTTTCTTTTATCTGATTTATAACTTCTATATCTTCACTTTCAAGCTCTTTTGAAGCATCCAGTACAAGCAGCACCAAATCAGCCTTTTCAATAAACTGCTTCGATTTTTCCACGCCGATATTTTCTACAATGTCATCAGTCTTTCTAATTCCTGCCGTATCCACAAGAACTAACGGAATCCCTTTTATATTGATTATTTCTTCAATAATATCTCTCGTAGTGCCGGCAATATGCGTTACAATAGCACGCTCCTCATGAAGCAGGGCATTTAACAATGTAGATTTTCCAACATTTGGTTTTCCCACAATAACCGTCTTTATTCCCTCTTTAATTTTTTTCCCTGTATCATACGAGTCAATTAACCGATTTGCCTCTTCATAGACTTTTTCAAGATTATCCCGAAGTTCTACTGGCAACGGATCGTCAATTCCTTCCTCAGGATAATCCAGCACCACATTTACATGTGCCGTAATATCAAGCAGCGCCTTTTTAAATCCATTTACTTTATCACGCAAGTCTCCTCTTAACTGATCCAGCGACAATGACACACTCTTTTCAGTTTTCCCCTGAATAATATCCATAACTGCCTCAGCCTGCGACAAGTCTATACGTCCGTTCATAAACGCTCTTTTTGTAAATTCTCCACTTTCAGCATGTCTTGCCCCATTTCTTAGCACAAGTTCAAGCACCTTTTCTGAAACAAGCGTACCGCCGTGACAGTTTATTTCTACAATGTCCTCGCAGGTGTAGCTTTTTGGGGCTTTTAGCCTTACAGTCATTACCTCGTCTACTATTTTCTCCCCATCCTTGATAAATCCATAATTTAATTTATAAAAACCCAAATCAGCATTTGGGTTCTTTTTAATAAATATTTTGTCCAATATTTCAAATGATTTATCGCCGGATATTCTTATTATGGCAATCCCACCCTCACCTTTTGGAGTGGAAATCGCCGCAATTGTATCAAACAACATCTTATTTATCCCTCTGTTTTCCAAAATCATTTTTTCTTAA is from Leptotrichia trevisanii DSM 22070 and encodes:
- the gyrB gene encoding DNA topoisomerase (ATP-hydrolyzing) subunit B, whose product is MANNYGAEAITVLEGLEAVRKRPGMYIGSTSARGLHHLVWEIVDNSVDEALAGICDKITVKILEGNIIEVSDNGRGIPVGMHKTGKSTLEVVLTVLHAGGKFDNDNYKVSGGLHGVGVSVVNALSEWLEATVTRDGKVFRQTYQRGVPTSPVEEIGVADAKEHGTVVRFKADDEIFETTVYDYSVLESRLKELAYLNKGLKIELADERKKDEIKAEEFLFEGGIKDFLNEIIDDEKIVDDVIYMADTMQIEEAKEVETEDEDGNTVIKQRGAKFVEVEIAMNYTTSQRETVYSFVNNINTHEGGTHVSGFRTALTRTINDIAKQMNLIKDKNGTFQGTDVREGLVCVISVKIPEPQFEGQTKTKLGNSEVTGIVSNIVGSNLKFYLEDHPKAAEKIIEKMAMSKRAREAAKKARELVLRKNTLEVGSLPGKLADCSSKDPAESEIFIVEGNSAGGSAKQGRDRRFQAILPLRGKILNVEKSGVHKALENAEIRAMITAFGAGFGEEMDLKKLRYHKIVIMTDADVDGAHIRTLMLTFFYRHLRELINEGYIYIAQPPLYKIQAGKAIRYAYSDDQMKQVTRVLEGEGRKYTIQRYKGLGEMNPEQLWETTLDPEVRTLLKVSMEDASYADKMFNILMGDKVEPRRKFIEDNANYVRNLDI
- the mnmE gene encoding tRNA uridine-5-carboxymethylaminomethyl(34) synthesis GTPase MnmE, with product MLFDTIAAISTPKGEGGIAIIRISGDKSFEILDKIFIKKNPNADLGFYKLNYGFIKDGEKIVDEVMTVRLKAPKSYTCEDIVEINCHGGTLVSEKVLELVLRNGARHAESGEFTKRAFMNGRIDLSQAEAVMDIIQGKTEKSVSLSLDQLRGDLRDKVNGFKKALLDITAHVNVVLDYPEEGIDDPLPVELRDNLEKVYEEANRLIDSYDTGKKIKEGIKTVIVGKPNVGKSTLLNALLHEERAIVTHIAGTTRDIIEEIINIKGIPLVLVDTAGIRKTDDIVENIGVEKSKQFIEKADLVLLVLDASKELESEDIEVINQIKENKKKVIVLLNKIDLNKTINLEGYNLENIVEISARDNIGIEDMQEKIYSYIVEEDVENSSEKLIITNIRHKTALEKTKDAIRNIFETIDMGLPMDLISVDLKEALDSLSEITGEISSEDILDHVFGNFCVGK